One Roseimaritima multifibrata DNA window includes the following coding sequences:
- a CDS encoding coiled-coil domain-containing protein encodes MNIVLIVLLALYVIAFLVFLWKSADIWRWYHIVLAVTLMILSIVFLAPLAGVLKTRVAWNQMFQQVEKQLIDLKAKNVQLNQEEGGVRHLQLELQKLSSESGRVWRHLAMQNVTPEGITLVKMPDPNAPVDPAAPAAAADAVPMVPESIVLYGFAEQEMTFNETVSLVPTVYLGEFNVISSTPNQVVVAAAGTPSPRQRQAIESGAAKSWSLYELLPLDGHGPFLAPGSQPSDANMFGRVDAELVESLFGNRVPAEILQAYLQDGQRVGEGGAIIESVEETDGEAPAVSAARNEYLVRWSKIKFIKDYSEDVDSAEDRGAEEGGFFEQGLAVDSRLKRDGDETTVSFESGDEVYVPYDTAIDLRDQGIAEILVNHSVRRLNDYRFILRRTELRLDEVRDQIAQQTKQKKILEETMAQTDAMNQQFQVTKNHLESDNGQLIRERTAVDQFSKKLEQELDSSRKTLAELYRLNQQLSQELTSIHTELAELIEERVEAVAAE; translated from the coding sequence ATGAACATTGTCCTGATCGTCCTGCTAGCGTTGTATGTCATCGCTTTCCTAGTCTTTCTATGGAAAAGTGCTGACATCTGGCGTTGGTACCATATCGTCCTAGCCGTCACATTGATGATCCTTTCGATCGTCTTTCTCGCTCCCCTTGCAGGAGTACTGAAGACTCGAGTCGCTTGGAACCAGATGTTCCAGCAGGTCGAAAAGCAATTGATTGACCTAAAAGCCAAAAATGTTCAGTTAAACCAGGAGGAAGGAGGGGTTCGCCACCTCCAACTGGAACTGCAAAAACTGAGCTCTGAATCGGGCCGGGTCTGGCGTCATCTGGCCATGCAAAATGTGACCCCTGAGGGAATCACACTGGTCAAAATGCCCGATCCGAACGCTCCTGTTGATCCAGCCGCACCAGCTGCGGCCGCCGACGCGGTCCCCATGGTCCCCGAAAGCATCGTCCTCTACGGCTTCGCCGAACAGGAAATGACATTTAACGAAACGGTTTCGCTGGTTCCAACAGTCTATCTGGGCGAATTCAACGTTATCAGCAGCACCCCGAACCAAGTGGTGGTGGCTGCCGCTGGAACCCCTAGCCCCCGGCAACGACAAGCGATCGAGAGCGGAGCGGCCAAAAGCTGGTCCCTTTACGAATTGCTCCCGCTGGACGGTCACGGCCCATTCTTGGCCCCCGGCAGCCAGCCGAGCGACGCCAATATGTTTGGCCGCGTCGATGCGGAATTGGTGGAAAGCCTGTTCGGCAATCGAGTTCCCGCAGAAATCCTGCAAGCCTATCTTCAGGATGGGCAACGCGTTGGTGAAGGCGGAGCCATTATCGAGAGCGTCGAAGAGACCGATGGTGAGGCCCCGGCCGTCTCGGCAGCTCGCAACGAATATTTGGTCCGCTGGTCGAAAATCAAATTCATCAAAGATTACAGCGAAGACGTCGATAGTGCCGAGGACCGCGGAGCCGAAGAGGGTGGGTTCTTTGAACAGGGCCTTGCTGTCGATAGCCGCCTCAAGCGAGATGGCGACGAAACGACCGTCAGCTTTGAAAGCGGCGACGAAGTCTATGTTCCCTACGACACTGCGATCGACCTACGTGACCAAGGGATTGCGGAAATCCTGGTCAACCACAGCGTCCGCCGATTGAACGATTACCGGTTTATCCTGCGACGAACCGAACTTCGCCTGGACGAAGTCCGCGATCAAATCGCTCAACAGACCAAGCAGAAGAAGATTCTTGAAGAGACGATGGCTCAGACCGATGCGATGAACCAACAGTTCCAGGTAACCAAGAACCACCTGGAATCGGATAACGGACAACTGATCCGAGAACGGACCGCCGTTGATCAATTCTCCAAGAAACTGGAGCAAGAACTTGATTCCAGCCGCAAAACCTTGGCAGAACTGTATCGACTGAATCAGCAGCTTTCTCAAGAACTGACTTCGATCCATACCGAACTGGCCGAACTGATCGAAGAACGCGTCGAAGCGGTCGCCGCAGAATAG
- a CDS encoding CBS domain-containing protein, translated as MKQTVTARDMMVSNLVTLSPEMDVLDAIDVLLKRHISGAPVVDSEGRFLGIFSEKSCMQFAVGALYDQLPSNNLMAFVDTNPPAVDEETDLLSIAQKFLDAACRRLPVLDFAGRLSGQISRRDVMKVVQHHLRGKDGVKAGAGLYISAVVVSGERPV; from the coding sequence ATGAAACAGACAGTCACAGCACGCGACATGATGGTTTCAAATTTGGTGACTCTTTCGCCGGAGATGGACGTTTTGGACGCGATTGATGTTCTTCTGAAACGCCACATTTCCGGGGCCCCCGTCGTCGATAGCGAGGGAAGGTTTTTAGGGATCTTTTCGGAAAAATCGTGTATGCAGTTTGCCGTCGGAGCGCTCTACGACCAGCTTCCTTCAAACAACCTGATGGCATTTGTTGACACCAACCCGCCAGCGGTTGATGAAGAGACCGATTTGCTTTCGATCGCTCAGAAGTTCCTCGATGCCGCTTGCCGGCGTCTGCCCGTACTGGATTTCGCCGGCCGATTGAGCGGTCAGATCAGTCGTCGCGACGTGATGAAAGTGGTCCAGCATCACCTGCGAGGAAAAGACGGAGTCAAAGCGGGGGCGGGGCTTTACATCAGTGCCGTTGTTGTCAGCGGCGAAAGACCCGTCTAA